The sequence ctgtatactatagtcagcatggcttttttgcattctgcaatgttaaattgaaaatacccccatgccattctaatccttcccataaactcatttcaaaacaaaaccttacagaatttatagtcctgaactcagacatgcttgcttaacaaccctctaaattttcatagtgatacacaaaacagtcagagagaacagagagttcaaagtctaaaaagagagagagaaaccccagagcccttttggacttttttctgtcagagttctcataatctgttgaaataaattaaaaatcagccatgttcacagagtacctgtaatcctagtactgaccttgccccatattctgaccttcattttctgcagtttaaaagttaaaaaaaaaaaaagcctggctgatttttaattaatttaaaaattttttgcctgaactcagtgataatgttgggcatgttcagtaagaaccaactgtcagtgttctaaaagccagactcccaggtgctaggcttgcctaatcagggagtcacacccacaccagtctttgatttcatgtgagacagccatggtttcccccagagaatcctgggaagtgtagttcgtgaagggtgctgagaggagactcttattcccctgacagagctccagtggccagactggtttaacagtcagccgctctgattgaagctctgtgagtagaacagggcatctcctagcaactcccagcaccctccactaactacacttcccaggattctttggaagaagccatgactgccaaaactgaaataacagtctggtgtggatgtggccaggaacagctttgttttaaatttgagtAGGAGGCtccatgtgtctgctgtagaataaaaaggtgggagaaaccctgaaaaagaatgatactgttcacaatgctttccttttggaaaggaaaagtgtcccctctgcccagtgcccacccacccgatctcctccccttcccctctcccttcctcactctcactccccttcctccccctcccccaggtcagttttacctatcctaagcatgattacacaggaataaatccatctgaactcaaaaagcatgcaaatgatcaaacctcccctcccctcccctcctcctccctcctatcccctccctcttgccccttccctcccccttcctttgcccctccctccccatccacttcccctctcctctcccctcccacatagtcagttttacctatcttaagcatgattgcactggagtaaatcccattgaactcagtaatcattcaaatgatcaaacctgcctttcccctcctccttcctcccatcacctcccttttgaccctttcccctccccttccaatcccctctcccttcccttccaatcccctccttctgctcctgtttcaatattgttgctttctccctgctaaaacaagatcagcacagcacatgtcttgtttctgttatttgggctgactgcaggtgttgcaaccactcaccatatgctcagaggcacatgttaccaaatttttccaagctacacaggaagtggattggactgtgaaagaccaacccaaattgtgtttgaattttgacaaatttgtagggcagtacaatatctcagagaggaggtcaggacttcggctcccctggtgcattcactatagctgtccgatttccctgctttttaaagtttgatagaaatatctgggggctataggtacattcttaaaccacaaggtttttttgcctattagtaaatatagGTATATTCTGGAGCTGTTTGTATCACAACCACTAACATGAGCAAAAGGGACAATTTTGCATCCCTCCACTCCTACTGAATTTTGAATGGCAGTAATGCCATTGATTTTTCCAGTGTGTGCTGCAGACTGCACCACTCGGTTCCTCAGTTCCCTTTCCATGATGCAAAAGGAGGGCTGGTATGTCTGTATCATCAGCAATGCCTGTCAGATACCTGCTGTCTGCTAATTGTAATGCTGTTTTCATAGTGAATGTATCAGCATCCACAATATGACCCTTGTTTTTTAGGTATCACCTGAGCATGTCCACAAAGCATTGATTGTTTTTGGGGTTTCAAAGAAAAGGCCCTTTACTCAAAGCCACTGCTAACTTCTCAAAAAGCTTCTCAAAACATTTCTTTGAAAGCTACAGATGCTCCATATCTTTAATGCCGGCAGCAGTGCTGTACCTAGCAAAAACAGCAATGACCTTTCCATAGGGCTGCTTAATGTAGGTTCtgtactgaatgaatgaatgaatgaatgaatgaatgaaactttatttttaccccgccctttttccaaactggaactcagggcagcttataaataaaactacatgtagttaaaaacatagaaaaacatacagttaaaatacaattaaactatacacaaccttaaaaccgtaaaaggcacttaaaaatctaaaacaatttaaaataatacagataataatgtaaaacaataaaacaagccttgtaaagcccaattctaaacaccttctatcccaaaggcctgtcggaataaaaaagtatttacttgctgacggaaggatggcaaggagggggccattcgtgcctccctaggaagggagttccagaacctaggagcagccaccgaaaaggccctatctcgcatccccaccaatcgcacttgtgagggtgttgggactgagagaagggcctctcctgaagatctcagggcctgggcaggctcatatagggagatacggtctgacaaatagcctggacctgggccgtatagggctttaaaggtcaaaaccagcactttgaattgtgaccggaaacaaactggcagccagtggagctgttgtaacaagggagttgtatggtccctgtaaccagcccctgttaatactctggctgcagctctttgtaccagtttaagtttccgaacagtcttcaatggcagccccacgtagaacgcgttacagtagtctaaacgggatgtaactaaggcatgcatcacatagtcaaatcaggcatttccaggaacgggcgcagctggcgcactagtcttaaatgggcaaaggcactcctggccacggccaagacctgggcctccaagttcagagctgagtccaggagcacacccaaactgcgaacctgtgtcttcagggagagtgtaaccccatccagcacaggctgaatccctattccctgatctgcccttcgactgaccaggagcacctctgtcttgtctggatttagtttcaatttgttcgccctcatccagtccatcactgatgccaggcactggttcaggaccaggacagcttccttggctttaggtggaaaggagaaatagagttgggtgtcatccgcatactgatggcaccgaaccccaaacccccggacaacctctcccagcagtttcatatagatgttaaacaacatgggggacaaaactgaaccctgagggaccccacaggtcaacGGCCAAgcagtcgaacaggagtcccccagcaccaccttctgagttcgtccctccagaaaggaatggagccatcgtaacacagtgcccccaagtcccatcccagcaaggcggtcaagaaggataccatggtcgatggtatcgaaagccgctgagaggtccagtagaactaacagggatacactccccctgtccagctctctgcgaaggtcatccaccaaggcgaccaaagctgtctctgtcccgtaaccaggcctgaaactgaCCAAGCACATCCTCTTATGCTCCCTCTTTTGTTCTTAGAATAAGGTGGAGTAGTGCTCCTCCATCAGCAAGATACAATGTTCCCTCAGGTGCAGTAAGTATCACTAGTGGTGTGTGTGGCCAAGAGGAGGTGACCTTTCGACACCAGTGTCGCTGCTGCTTATTTGGACAGGGTAGAGTGGCAGCAAGGTTGGGGCCAAGGAAGTGCAACCACAGGGGCCCTGACCCATGCGTCATCATGCTCCAACactgtccaggtaagcagcagaaaCGCAGGTGCTGGGAAGGTGGCCCTGCCCCATCAAACACACTGCTACTGGTGGCAGGTGTACTTTTAGTCTGAGTACTATCACCAGTCAAGAGTTCCAAGGCTTTCACTAGGGTGGACTTGTCACTCATCCTCATAAGCTATGTTTCTGCATCAAACAAGGCTGGTGGCAATGTGCATAACTGATATGTCGCTTCCACAGTATGGCCAGCGACATTAGCTAGCTAGCGCTCTATGCTTTTCTCTGTAACAGGGGAACACATGGAATACAAGGAACCGAACCGCATCGCCTGCACGCCTGCCTACTCCGCACTTCTTTccttccacctccctccttcccctaccCCAAAAGGACTCTGTAACAGCCCACCACCTGTTCCACAACCGCTGTCTGGTATATACATATTTCTCTTATAGACTAATATAAGATTACTACCCCGTCAAAGGTAAAACCTGTTTGGGACGGGCTGAGACCCCCATGAAGGCGCCGCGGCCCCGAGCGGCAGCAGCAGTAATACCAGCCTTGGGTGGTGTGTAGGTGAAGAGGAgggtggcggcggtggcggcagcagttTGATCGGGGGTGTCTGTCATTTAATTTCTGTGGTTGTTGGTTTTTGCAGAGTTGTCTCACCATGATGGAGGAGAACAGTGCACACTTCTTCAAAGGGACTGAGAAGCTACTGGAGGTGTGGTTCGCCTGGCAACAACCCTCGCTGCAGGAGCCGCACCAAAGCAAGGGGTCTGGTGATCTCCGCACCATTCCCAGGCTTGAGTGGGACAAACTGTTGGAGAATGTGCATTGTTTGATCATAAGTGTGACAAAAACTGACAAGCAGGAAGCTTATGTACTCAGTGAGAGTAGCATGTTTGTCTCCAAGAGACGTTTCATTTTGAAGACATGTGGTACCACCCTCTTACTGCAGGCACTGGTTCCCCTGTTAGAGCTTGCTAGAGAGTACTGTGGGTTTGACTCAATTCAGAGCTTCTTTTATTCACGTAAGAATTTCATGAAGCCTTCCCACCAAGAGTACCCACACAGGAATTTCCAGGAAGAAGCAGAGTTCCTTAATGAAATATTTCCAAATGGAGCAGCTTATTGCATGGGCCGTATGAACTCTGACTGTTGGTACTTGTACACTCTGGATTTTCCAGAGAGTCGGGTAATCAATCAGCCAGATCAAACATTGGAAATTCTGATGAGCGAGCTCGATTCAGTAGTTATGGACCAGTTCTACATGAAAGATGGTGTTACTGCAAATGATGTCACTTGTATGAGTGGAATTCGTGACCTGATACCAGGTTCTGTCATTGATGCTACAATGTTCAATCCTTGTGGATATTCAATGAATGGGATGAAAACAGATGGAACATAACTGATACTGAAAGTATTATTTTGATCCCTGCAACTCCATGTTTGTTGAGAACACCAGCAGCATTCTCTGTGTGAGCAAGACAGTCTAAGTGGCAAGTTTCATTTGCAAGGACATCTTTCTTTAACACTTCCATAGTAATAGCTTGCTGTGATTTCCTCATGGCCACACTATTGAAGAAAATACCTGTGAATTGCTTCTGTATTGCCTTCCATATCTCCTCTGCTtcatcagcattcactgaaaatatTTACCAAGTCTTTGTGGCTGAGGTCCAGGAGAATGTAGTCTTGAAAAAAATGAAGTCTTTCAAATCTCTTTATATTCTTGCATCAGAAAGATCAATGTGttgctctccaccaccaccacatctaACAATCCCTGTCAAGATGCTTAACACATAGACAACAACAGTGCACGCGTAATGACATAAAATCCACATCGCTCTTTGGCTTTTTGACATTCCTCTTCCATATGTCATCCCTCCACATCTTTTGGAAGATTTCATAAATATTTGCTCTATGAACATATTGGTCCAAACACCAGCCCACATTTTGTTTTGTCTCTTCAAAGTGAAACGGCCTCCTTCATAGCTTTGCCAACttctggaaacttttcatttaatTCTCTCATTTGCTACACATAAGTTCTAGCAACTTTCCATAATTATTGTGTCCAGCACAGACAACAAGGGAAGCCTGACTTCAACACTATGCAAATCAAGCATCTCGTTTCTAATTCTCTCTGCTCCAATGAACATATTTGCCAGATCAACCATGTAGAGAGGTACATGATCTAAAGGGCATGCTGCTCTATGCTTTTCCAGCTCTTTCTTTTGATTTAGCACTGAGGATAAATTGTGTACAACTGTAGGTGATATTATGTGCTCTACAGTTGTTTTAAAAAGCCAGCAAAAAGCTTGAATATTTCTTTGATTGTTGGGTTAACAGTCTTTATTATCACTCGTATCAGGAGATATCCACTGTTGGCAGCCGTCTACTGATAGGGTGCTGTCGTTGTCTGATAGATAACACTAATCAAAGCATCTTCTGccaaaagaaatattttttcctGATTTCAAAAAGAATAAAATCCCTAACTAAAATCAGGATAAGAGGACATACCTGCAAGTTTTCAGAGGAAAGGGATTTTAGTACAATAGATGTAGAATTTGTTTGTGCCTTCAGGTATTGGAAGCTATTTTTGCTATTCATCTTCTTCTTTTCCATGTAGATACCTTTGTAAATTtgtatgaatttttttaaattaaatttaaaaaaaagaacaaagggcATAAAAGGCAGTTAAGGAATTCACAACCTCTTTCAGTAGCAGCTCAGCTGTGAAACTGAACAGCTGGACTATACCCAGCCCTAGCAGTATTGAGCATGCTCAAACAAGTGGAGGCATACACAATTGCTACTCCCTCTGCTGTTCTAAACAGGAATCACAGCTTTTTGTAACAgcaccattttaaaaataaaacgatGACAATCAATTGTTTCCCAACTACATGGAAGCTTTTCCCTAAAAAATTAGAATTTACAAATGGCAAACAAATAATAGTTATTAACAGGGGGGCTGTTATGCTCATGAAAACTGCTTTTGCCAGTGGTTGTAGACAGTAAACTTTTAGCATGCCCAATATCCACATATACATTTTAAGATTAgaataaattgcttttttttttagataCTTGAGAGTCGATATCCAAATCGACTGTGCTAAACTGAGTCTGCAACCTAGAACATGCCTCAGAATCTTTAGCAGGGAGCAAGAGACCCATGGCAGACAAGCAGATACAGAAAACATTCCTTGAAGGGGAAAAGTGAGCCACTTCTCTAtaggaaacaaaatacaaaaacaaaacaaaagcccacaaaccctttggggagggggttgttCTTTGCTTTTTTTATACTTCCAGTTTCTCAAGCTAACTGCCCCAGCCACTCAGATTCTCTCAATAAAACAAAAGGAACCTAACTTCTAAGAGTTTATTACAGCATTGCAAAAGAATGATTAAAACAATGTTAGAAATATCACCTCCCCATCATTGGTGGTCTCTTTATGGTTGCAATTGTAAAACACATTAactagagagtaagccccactaaacacaGCGGGACTTATTTTCAAGTAAATATGTACAAGATTGTACTGTATGAATATCTGCAACTTTACGAAAGCTGTGAGGCACAATGAGCGTAAACCTATTTCTTATTTACTTCTGCAAGGATTTTATATGCAAGGGATTGAAGCACTAGTAAGATTAAGGAATGGGGGTAATAACTGTTTGATTTTGCAATTATATCTAAATTAATTAAACTGTATTCACTTTTTTTAGAAAGGAAAACTACGGCTGCAATATGGGTACGCTTGCTTGTGAGTAAGTTCCATTTAACTAAATGGGGCAtacgtctgagtaaa is a genomic window of Rhineura floridana isolate rRhiFlo1 chromosome 1, rRhiFlo1.hap2, whole genome shotgun sequence containing:
- the LOC133376859 gene encoding S-adenosylmethionine decarboxylase proenzyme-like, with product MMEENSAHFFKGTEKLLEVWFAWQQPSLQEPHQSKGSGDLRTIPRLEWDKLLENVHCLIISVTKTDKQEAYVLSESSMFVSKRRFILKTCGTTLLLQALVPLLELAREYCGFDSIQSFFYSRKNFMKPSHQEYPHRNFQEEAEFLNEIFPNGAAYCMGRMNSDCWYLYTLDFPESRVINQPDQTLEILMSELDSVVMDQFYMKDGVTANDVTCMSGIRDLIPGSVIDATMFNPCGYSMNGMKTDGT